The sequence caaattaaaggcttgatttgtacccagtggcagcttgttggctttgcttattttgcaatgcaccaACTGATTTTGAGACTGTGCCgtgtttaatcttggtgactggctccacattttaggttaacatttcaaccttaggtacaggacttttctttgtttacagccatctgtgaggactgccagagagtaaatgtagttgtaataatttgagttttaggtcaatttttacacaaatagttaatatgtagatgaaacagtgcaggctgtgctgtgtggatgtcagattctcaggctttaaactgtgaggtgttagatgcaccacttagacttgatagactTTTAAcaactctgtccttttcttgtttaaacagaccaaacctatgttagagagctgtatgctttggctgttggcctgtggtgtctgggtgccatagtgtaagagtttaaactgtgagctgttggatgcaatagtaagacttataggtaaccattagctgtaccactttgactttagacatgaattaaataagtagatgtgtgtaatagttggctttatatgtctgacttgtttggtatgaccacatgtatgttagagtttggcactgtgacttttagactgtggtgtgtggacgccaggctgagtttaaacccagatgtgatagagtgacagatgttcagtgtttttacacatatccattaatgtctctcttATTCCAGCTGcatgtggctgagtggggctccaacttggatgaggccatatccagggtggagctcaggtacgccccctgctgaatgtggaagtgtagcagaatgtttcaaataggtttgactgtttgtacctggatctgatgtagagtgtgtttgtcctgtgcaggatggaggagctgatccagaggaccatgagaaacaaggtgagagagagcatgttggtcagtgtttctccagatatgcatgcattcatttctctgtgtgtgtctgagtgtgcgagtgttggaagtgcaggcctgtcttcagctcagtttagatgggctttgttctgtatccaggtgcattggagtttgggtctggctgagtattgtcagggctcagttgtggatggattcagtgtgtgtgaaaagcattgaggtcagtgtaggtttagagtctttgtttgtgtcagtgtcgtctgtaggtggaaacatacagacatttatctgttttagagctggtttgggctttttaggcagagctataaattcagcttcttccttattaaagctatttttttttaacattttaattattgtcactttatttatgactAATAGGTATGAAttctattcattcatttattcagacatgtttatcctCTCTAATATATTGTAGTAAGCAGCTCTCTTGCTTACTatatatatctgagtgtgtgtatgcactcatttatgcaggagatgctacgttgtgtgtggagacaccTGGTTGGCGTCTTAAAGGGACagtctcagacactgtgctacacttccagcCTCTTACACACTCTGGGATCTGTCACTGTGAGTATCATGGGGCTGAATGACCCAGAATAtctgggtgagtgtgtgagtatctgtgcagatgttcttTGTTCAGATATctgtctctgacatttctgcCTCCACTCCCTTACAACAGGTAAATGGTATTTATTCTGTTGTGCCTtcaacaatgatgatgatgggattAACATCACAGGAGCAGGTGGGGAATGAAATATCCACCGTTCCTCTGAGTAATTTAACATTTGAACCACTGTGGAATTACAGGATATAGTCTGCAATAGATGTTTCTATTTCCAGTCTTGCTCTTTTGATggctttcattttttctgttgtcttgtttCCAGCTGTTGAGTCTCAGAGTCACACCATTGACTGGTGTAGCCCACGGCAACATTTGGGCCATAAAAAGCCAGaaaccctcttttttttttttataattcattttttattgggTTTTCTTTTACAGAGCATATTCGACATCCATTGTACATGGCGTATGAGCTGTCATCttgaaaaatggaggaaaaaatatatatatatatattaagaattaagaattaaaaattaaatgtaaaaaaaagagaaaaagaagaaaaaaaaaaagaaacaggtctatagataaataaaatgatcaaattaaaGCAAGTAGTTTAAACGCACATACatatccatgtttttttttttctctctctttcaccccaAATTCCTGTGTCTCTGAACTATGTACAGGCAGGGAGTGATCTTTCTTTACTAATATAGATAttaatttgtaaaaataaagtCCGGTCTAAGGGGCGTTACATAGTTAATCCAGTTTTCCCAGTAGGAGACAAATTGTTCCAGTTTTTGATTGATAAATGCTGTTATCTTCTCCATTTTATAAATGTCCATTGTAATCTCCATCCATACATTTAGAGTTGGGCTCTCCTGCGTCAGCCATTTCCTGGTCAGAGTCTTTTTACTGGCGACCAGCAATATATTGACTaactgtttgtctcttttcGACCAGTCCTGAGGGATacatccaaaaaacaaaaatctgctcTCCAGGGGTATTTCACGTTTAAAAATGTCCTGTAAGGCAGTGTGTATATCCCTCCAATAGTCTTTAATAATGGGGCAATCCCAGAAGATATGGTAGTGGTTTGCATTTTGGTTTCCACAGCTTCTCCAGCAGACAGGGGAATTGTTGGCATAGTGAGATTTGTGGTGTGGTGTAATAAAGTATCTTATTAGGCTCTTCCAACCaaattctctccatctctgtgagCTGGTACATTTCCACTGGTGTCTCCATATTGTTGTCCATTCTTCCTCAGATATAAttatccctccttccttctcccacTTTGTTTGAACATATGATGATGAGTGTGTTTTAAGATTCAACAGACCCTTGTACAGACAAGAAATGATTTTACCACAAGTGTTTGAGTTATACGCTTTTCGAAACATTTCTATTACATCTTCACATTCATTggttacatttttcattctcaTATCCACATAATGCCTAATCTGTAGATACCGATAGAAATCTTGTTTTTCTAGAAGGTGCTTCCTTTTAAGCGTTTCAAAACTAAACAGTGTTTTCCCTTTCATCACCCTACATAGAGCTGTTCTTCCTTTTGTTGCCCAAACCTTAAATCTGCTGTCTAATTTGTTAGGTGTGAAATCTGAGTCATAGGCGCACCATTTAAGGGTTACAATATTTTTCTCTAACTCATATTCTTTAACAATCATTTTCCGATTTCACCCATGGGTTGTCCATAGAGTTGATATCATTTTGTAAATTACTATCAGCTATAATTGCTTGTACAGGAGTGGAAGACATTTCCTCTTCCACGTTTTTCCACTGGGCACTGTACATTGGATCACACCAGCATATTATTGCTCTCATCTGTGCTACCAAGTAATAGTCTCTAAGAGAAGGTAGGCCCCATCCCCCCTTTTCTTTAGCTAACTATAACGTTTTAAGGCGAACCCTCGGCCTCTTACTTTGCCATATATACCTTGATAGCATTTTATCCCATTCATTAAAGTGGTTTTGAGGAATCTCTGTTGGTAAGGtctgaaataaatataacaatCTGGGCAGTATATTCATTTTAACAGATTCGATTCTTGAGCTAAGACTAAAGAAGGGAATTAAATTCCATCTTGCTATGTcctccttgattttttttttgaataggCAGGTAGTTGTTTTCTGATAGTTTTGTAAGATCCTTTGGTATGTTGATGCCCAGATACTCGGGAAGACTCGGTTTGCCATGCAAGGGGGTATCTACTTTTAATTTCCACTGGCGGGTTGTAATTATATTTGAGTATTTGGGTTTTACTTATGTTAATCTTGTACCCTGATAATTGACCAAATTGTTGAAATGACTGCATCAGTTTGGGTAGAGAGCGTGTTGGTTCACCCAAAAAGACTAAAATACTGTCAGTGTAGCAGGCCAATTTATGTTCTGTCCCTTTAATTTTAATTCCTCTAATATCCTCATTCTGTCTGATGTGTTGGGCTAGTGGTTCCAAATATAATGCGAAGAGCACCAGAAACCCTCATTATGCCCATAGACATGGAAACCATTTTATAGActtgttgctgagtggacagtatgtgtctaatttgcagatattgtgtgtgtatgtgtaggtgctgtgttgtgtggacaaacagggTATCCTGTCGTGGCCTAACCCCAGTCCAGAGACCGTGCTGTTCTTCAGCGGACGGGTCGAACCACCTCACAACAGCCAGGATGATCTCAGAGACGACCTGTCCGTCAACTCCTACTGCCGAATGGAGACGGATGACGACAgggatgaggtgtgtgtttgtgttttctctggcaccTTTTAGCCTCACCAGCAGCCCCAGTTCACCACCTGATAAGGCACAGTGTTGTATCCACTCCTGACTAACTGTGACTGCTGTACAGGCCCAGGAGGGgcaggctctgctctgtctaccgGCAGAGTCCTCCACCCAGCTGGGGGAGGGGCCCGAGCCGAGCGAGACCTCACATGACACCATTCGCTCATCTGACACGGTCCGGCTTCGGCGTTCCTGCCAGCCCGCACACAGTCGCACCAAACACCACTCTGGATCCaacgtgagcttcagccacGACACTGAGAGAGGCGAGGACGACCAGGCCCAGGTAAAGCTTAGACCTGAAACTGTACCAGCCGTTGTGAAAATAGGAAACATGCTATTGATTCAGTAAGCTGATGTAACTTTACTATTCCTGCTATGTTGTGATGgtgttggtcttttcatttctgtcccatTTGTCTCCAGGACTTTGCAATGGGCTGCCCAGAGGCGGAGGcagaggactttgtgtgtgactacCACCTGGAGATGCTGAGCCTGTCACAGGACCAGCAGAACCCAACCAGCATCCAGTTTGATCATCTCTCCTGGTGGTTCATctcacaccagtccacaaaaccaGCCACCGCCCTCTGGTACTCTGACACATCCTCCCCCCTGATGCATCCAACAAGTGCAGAGATCTCAGAGCTTCTGTAGGTGGCAGGTCAGAATCCTGTACCTGAAGTCTGAGGTGGACAGGGTAAAGGGGACAGGACAGTCCCCTGTGGAGCTCCCATCAGCAGTGGCtgtaagcagcagcaggttgtagcAATCACAATCATAGGTTTAAACAGCTGAGACTCAGCGTCTGTCCCACTCCTCACcagatgatggcagtgatgtgcagagttgttgttggCCAGTAAAGACATTCAGCCATTTCCCAATGTTTAGGTGTTTCACTGTAGGCAGAGGCTCCGGGTTggtgtgaaacatcatttaaactgatcatcagtatcagatgatgtgctgtttgtgggaagAAAGACAAGTTTTCAGAACCAAATTAGATCATGTCTTATTATCTATtaccctcatcttttcctttgtgtgtcaggattcaCTCCCGGTGCAAGGGAGCTGTTCAAACAGGAGAACCACTTGGCTCTGTACCAGctgccatctggagagaaaaccaaggagttAACCTCCCGCCACCTTCATtacttcaccaaacgccagcctcccatgtcccacctcatctctctgttcgtACGAGACTCCTCCTCCAGTAAGTCTATACACACTTCAGTCAGCCTGTGTCGTtctactgctctgttttcttttattttacagtttttaatgaaaagagctgattttttcttatatgtacttggtgtattttgctgtgttacttgtcctttttctgtctcttcaccaaGTAGGtgaacaagttaaaaaaaaaggtgttcatgtgtattttcatgtctgctaatgttattgtcactgtctttctctaacctctctGTTGTAGATAACATCCAGATGCTGTCACATGGCTCGGCTGACCTCATCCTGGAAGCCTGCACTGACTTCTGGGATGGAACTGATATCTACCCCCTGTCGGGCTCAGACAGGTGCCGTCACACTGATCgctcttctgtggctgtaaatcttgagtcagacacaagtatcaaagtttcataagcacagcacaggtgatatcatccatatctacactcagctgccactttattatccatgaagctcatcatgttcaggttttcttcaaactgttttagagacgtTGCTTCAACgttctgatcattttggaggctgcagtttgtgatgctgttgaactgtacagtatatacagaggtctttctgttatttaacctgccctcactgatatcaatagggtggacaaaataatagaagctgccacctgagtgtttatttctacactctgctcttgtgttacagaaagaagGTCCTGGACTTCTACCAGCgggcctgtctgtcaggttactacaatagcattgctaaaacatctagcaaacaatggccataaagctagcttgtcaaaactgcagtttgttcaggcttgtgttacatatttgggacatgtgatcacagcagagggcaaatctctctctcccaaacgtattgaagcagttcaatctgtaccaaaaccaatcaccaaaaagcaaaGGATGAGTTTCTTAGGCATGACGTCATATGGCAGACAGTGGATactaaattattcagagagaggcacctctctcttccatgattcatggtaacaatctttgtgcacatgacaaactgacctggactgaccaaactgacaaaggctgctcccacactgggactgccaaaccctgaccttccctttactcagtttgttgaccagaaggacggatacatgtcctctgttttgacacaggaacatgggggtagactgagagctgtagcttatttttccaccaagcttgatgctgttgccgctggtctccctctctgtctgtgtgctgtagctgcagcagagaaggctgtggttgcatcacATGATATTGTGGGTTATGGAGATTTGACTCTTatggttcctcatgctgttgctcacattctgcacacacagaagacctctcatctctctgcacagcgctggttaagatatcacactactttgcttgatatgcctaacattactgttaaaagatgcagtgtacttaatccagcaactctccccccaactgcagcagatggagaagcacatgactgtcttcagattcttgatgaagtttgcacacccacaccagatctttccactcagcccataccaaatgcagacatggagctgtttgtggacgCTTCGGCGTCTCGcaacgtggacacaggtgctgctccagtgggttttgcaatagtgacaccacatgacattttgctcagtggcaaactgccaccacacttttcagcacaagctgcagaacttgtagctctgactgaagcctgtaaactggcttcaggtaaaactgtgaatatttacacagactcgtgttatgcgtttggagtggtgcaccattttggggccctctggcgacatagaggatttcttacatcttctggcaagcccatctcacaccataaacttgtgtctgcattgctggatgccatcctccttccagcatccatctctgtgattaaatgtgaagctcacactaacagttctgactctatttctacaggaaatgctgcagcagatgcagccgctaaagctgctgcattgtctgcttcacctttcacggttaactgtttgatgttgtctaacactcctgacacctgctcacctgctgatgtttctgttctgcagtctctttccaccatgtggtcaaaatcaggtgccacatttaaagactcagtgtggatgggtccagataacaaaccttgtttgccacgtgctcttttccactgttatgctaaactgtcccatgggagagaccacgtgggcaaagggggaatgtgtgctgctgttaattcatcatggtacacacgtgctttttcaacttttgcacaggacttttgcaggaaatgcatcatttgtgcagccaacaatacatcaggggctcttcatatgccacctgctggtcatccacctcctgacaaaccctttgatcatttaatgatggatttcattgaactaacaccaagtgaagggaaaagatactgtcttgtaattgttgacatgttcagcaaatgggttgaagttttcccctcttccaaacaggatgctggagctgtggctaaagcactgctaactgaaattattcctaggtggggaattccttcagtcatcagcagtgacaatggaccaggttttgtcaacaaggccctgaaagaagtgtcagactatcttgggtttgacagacgtcatcattgttcatatcatccagtaGGTCCAGTTAcaccctccccttaccacaggtgcatgtgatgatgctatgttgagatactgtgccaacttgtctacaaccttgtcagcattacattcacaggtgaaaagtgccctgccatctgcagccacagcagtcctccacaacttacagcctggagattgggttctcatcaaagaccacagacgccatccagggcccgttccaggttctgctgaccactgagacagctggaaaggttgcagagaaggccacatgggtacacgccagccactgcaaacgggttcctgaaccaaaggccgacaaccagccaccagagaatcaaagcaaaggaggccacataaattctttagacccagaataatggtctagggaaaactgactcatccagacgctgaggaagacaactggggtgcacgccgtgcgctgcccctaacctgcagctgcggtggaaccgtctgcaatataagagtgaggggtgaaagagcgccctcctccaccagtagcatgccaagctccaaccaagtgactacagagtaaagctctgtgtcaccaacaagagcaacaatgtaaggtctattgataggtcagtcacacaccagatggcctctctggctgagacttgtgatgatgatgatattgatgttttgactgtttgtatttttcccagcttgctatcaacctaaggacgtctgtgtcctacaaaaacagctaaatgcatattttaatatttatcagctaatgatgtgtttacttaaacccaaaggaatgtagtcactgatcatatgatcaatttgtatatactttggtgtggccattttatggccaaagggggaattgcaatgccaatttatcatataaccatatactcttttatcaagcattcatatattctcatgaactcatatattcaattctgggtgaagtacatataacatgacctgtagtggcctaatgtactttgtttactgtactttgtgaggacacctgttatgtctccggtgtctccgagcacaacttacaacttatctctatttgttgaccttcagattattttgtctccctgccatctttgccatgctggtatgtgagaaacaggcataagtactcttggaacttgtaacctggggtcagacctctgtagcatttgatgctgcgtgagctctgtcctttctgcacaaatggattactctgtaaaccttattttagaataaagcatcaaaagacaataactgtctaaagaattctatttcacttctccaaaggaggaaagtatttttccaccacatatacGTTGGATTTCcgactgtgattggttcacacagttaacgtggaccctcagcagcagacgtctTGTCTTGttgcaacattaaaatttacagacaatataagtgaatggttaactccatgtatttttttaaaacattttttatttatttatttttttaacggTTTGTGGTGGGGAGACTTGGACTTCTGACCTCAGTCCTGTTTAGCCTGTGTGCTggcttttgtgcatgtgtgtgtgtgtgtgtgtgtgtgtgtgtgtgtgtgtgtgtgtgtgtgtgtgtgtgtgcgcgtgtgtgtgtgtgtgcgtgcgtgcgtgcgtgcgtgtgcgtgtgcgtgtgcgtgcttcagttattccacggctacaaacgctctctacagtcacacctttaaagtggggctgtatgtgaataggtactattagattttctgcttttacagcactgaagtactcatgatcactttgtggctgaaactactgaagatggttcttagacaaacattacaatgcaagagaacatttctcatttcattttttctttgccctgttttcttctttattggtttacatcatgacaaacatatgtgctatgctgcatgaagaagacccaggtgaatgctctgtcttaatcagtgtacttgttatctatagttctactgttttattcactacacagcatggatactttacactgtgtgttaaagcatgtgcctctggtacagcctgcagagtccatgctaacatcctgataacattaccatgcataggctcggagctgatgcctcgttaattgtcacttgatttgtatggtgggctgttggctgatggactgtgatatagctgttcacaagatacaagaaatgtatattttgtctatgttcaggacttttgacaaatttgtttgtgtattgattatgtcatgttaataaatatcttcttttatttacagtcctgctcaaagttattggcactgctgaattttaagtacagtttagaatagcttcacaaataaatggaaatcaagcagttttgtagaatcacaatatttaataaaacgtccagagttattgaacaacaacaaaaatgcttccatatagtcaaatcaaatttacagacataaaacatatgatggacataattattggcatccatttgttttcatcttctgtttcacaaccaaaccaaaatgtctttggaacctcacagattattttagccacggctaaacaaggcctttcttctacagaaatctctgcacgaat comes from Toxotes jaculatrix isolate fToxJac2 chromosome 21, fToxJac2.pri, whole genome shotgun sequence and encodes:
- the LOC121175581 gene encoding transmembrane protein 94-like produces the protein MAELIWRVMRDQEMLRCVWRHLVGVLKGQSQTLCYTSSLLHTLGSVTVLCCVDKQGILSWPNPSPETVLFFSGRVEPPHNSQDDLRDDLSVNSYCRMETDDDRDEAQEGQALLCLPAESSTQLGEGPEPSETSHDTIRSSDTVRLRRSCQPAHSRTKHHSGSNVSFSHDTERGEDDQAQDFAMGCPEAEAEDFVCDYHLEMLSLSQDQQNPTSIHPQNQPPPSGTLTHPPP